In Hemicordylus capensis ecotype Gifberg chromosome 3, rHemCap1.1.pri, whole genome shotgun sequence, one DNA window encodes the following:
- the PRLHR gene encoding prolactin-releasing peptide receptor, translating to MSDFLEGSGIILTNYSPVAYHDATNGTLMVFQGLQLVQQLKLPIVLLYTGVVVIGIVGNCLLVHVIVRVRKMHNVTNFLIGNLALSDMAMCATCVPLTLAYVFEPRGWIFGSTMCYFVYFMQPVTVYVSIFTLATIAVDRYIVIVHPLRRRVSLQLSAYMVLFIWILSCCLALPAMAHTYYVELGQQEVTLCEEFWGEQEHQRQTYALCLLLITYFFPLLAILISYIKISLKLKNRIVPGSVTQIQADWDKARRKRTFCLLVIVVVVFGVCWFPLHIFNLIRDININAIDPYYFSLAQLFCHWFAMSSTCYNPFIYAWLHDSFREELKKLISWHKKVVPIGQSVTVSVII from the coding sequence ATGTCTGACTTCTTGGAAGGTTCTGGCATCATTCTTACCAACTATAGCCCAGTGGCTTACCACGATGCTACAAATGGGACCTTAATGGTTTTCCAGGGCTTGCAGCTGGTGCAACAGCTGAAGCTGCCAATCGTCCTACTGTACACAGGTGTGGTTGTAATTGGAATTGTTGGTAACTGCCTTCTGGTTCATGTCATTGTGCGTGTCAGGAAGATGCACAATGTCACCAACTTCCTCATTGGGAACCTAGCCCTTTCTGACATGGCCATGTGTGCCACTTGTGTCCCTCTCACCCTTGCCTATGTTTTTGAGCCCCGTGGCTGGATTTTTGGCAGCACCATGTGCTACTTTGTCTATTTCATGCAGCCCGTCACAGTCTATGTCTCTATCTTCACCTTGGCCACCATCGCGGTAGACCGGTACATTGTCATTGTGCACCCACTGCGGCGGCGTGTCTCTCTCCAGCTCAGTGCCTACATGGTACTCTTCATCTGGATTCTCTCTTGCTGCTTGGCACTGCCAGCCATGGCACACACCTATTATGTGGAGCTGGGTCAACAAGAAGTCACACTGTGTGAGGAATTCTGGGGGGAGCAAGAGCACCAGAGGCAAACCTATGCTTTGTGCCTACTGCTCATCACCTACTTCTTCCCTCTGCTGGCCATCCTGATATCCTATATCAAGATCTCTCTCAAACTAAAGAACAGGATTGTGCCAGGCAGTGTCACCCAGATCCAGGCAGACTGGGACAAAGCCAGGCGGAAGAGGACATTCTGCCTGTTGGTCATAGTAGTGGTGGTTTTTGGGGTGTGCTGGTTTCCCCTTCATATCTTCAATCTTATTCGGGATATTAATATTAATGCCATTGATCCCTATTATTTCAGCCTGGCTCAGCTGTTTTGCCACTGGTTTGCCATGAGCTCTACATGCTACAATCCATTCATATATGCCTGGCTACATGACAGCTTTAGGGAAGAGCTGAAAAAATTGATCTCCTGGCATAAGAAAGTAGTTCCTATTGGGCAAAGTGTGACTGTAAGTGTTATTATCTGA